A single genomic interval of Symphalangus syndactylus isolate Jambi chromosome 18, NHGRI_mSymSyn1-v2.1_pri, whole genome shotgun sequence harbors:
- the SHISA8 gene encoding protein shisa-8 isoform X2 — protein sequence MARAGAQGLFGGRRPPGLWLALTLRLALLLARPPSGRAGAPEAQGPAAPATTAPAGGDRCRGYYDVMGQWDPPFNCSSGAYSFCCGTCGYRFCCHDGPRRLDQSRCSNYDTPAWVQTGRPPARARDTAAPRDLGRERSHTAVYAVCGVAALLVLAGIGARLGLERAHSPRARRTVTRALTELLKQPGPQEPLPPTLGPPLGGCVQVQMGDGLPRGSPHNSAGPVPGAGGCREDRLGSQPRPETGPPGSHRTASGRGLRRGDSEGGVTRGIGPSRVSLLAPDKKRLNNAPRGSAAPGPPRGPRLQGGGSLTLQPDYAKYATFKAAALKAAEAAPRDFCQRFPALEPSPRQPPARAPRPPPDLPAPLDACPWAPPVYAPPAAPGPYAAWTASRPARPTPLGYPTARAFQVPRRPGQAARRQFSVEKMPETFSRQPPGLYGSAGRGSRYLRTNSKTEVTV from the exons ATGGCGCGGGCCGGGGCGCAGGGACTGTTCGGCGGCCGCCGTCCACCCGGCCTCTGGCTCGCGCTCACGCTTCGGCTCGCGTTGCTGCTGGCGCGGCCGCCGTCGGGCCGCGCGGGAGCCCCAGAGGCGCAGGGTCCCGCGGCGCCCGCCACGACAGCCCCGGCGGGGGGCGACCGCTGCCGCGGCTACTACGACGTGATGGGCCAGTGGGACCCGCCCTTCAACTGCAGCTCGGGCGCCTACAGCTTCTGCTGCGGCACGTGCGGCTACCGCTTCTGCTGCCACGACGGGCCGCGGCGCCTAGACCAGAGCCGCTGTTCCAACTACGACACGCCGGCCTGGGTCCAGACAGGCCGGCCTCCCGCCCGCGCCCGCGACACCGCGGCGCCCCGGGACCTGGGCCGCGAGCGCAGCCATACGGCCGTCTACGCTGTGTGCGGCGTCGCAGCGCTGCTGGTGCTGGCCGGCATCGGGGCGCGCCTAGGCCTGGAGAGGGCGCACAGCCCGCGCGCGCGGCGCACCGTGACCAG GGCGCTGACAGAGCTTCTGAAGCAGCCGGGCCCCCAGGAGCCATTGCCTCCCACCCTGGGCCCACCCCTGGGTGGCTGTGTCCAGGTGCAGATGGGGGACGGCCTCCCCCGGGGCTCCCCCCACAACAGCGCAG GCCCTGTTCCAGGCGCTGGAGGCTGCCGCGAAGACAGGCTTGGCTCGCAGCCTCGCCCGGAGACCGGTCCCCCAGGTTCTCACCGAACGGCCTCGGGGAGAGGGCTACGGAGAGGTGACAGCGAGGGCGGAGTGACCCGGGGCATCGGACCGAGCCGCGTCTCACTCCTCGCTCCAGACAAGAAGCGCCTCAACAACGCGCCCCGGGGCTCGGCCGCCCCGGGGCCTCCGCGCGGCCCGCGGCTGCAGGGCGGCGGCAGCCTGACGCTGCAGCCCGACTACGCCAAGTACGCCACGTTCAAGGCCGCCGCGCTCAAGGCTGCAG AGGCCGCCCCGCGGGACTTCTGCCAGCGTTTCCCCGCCCTTGAGCCGTCCCCGCGGCAACCCCCAGCGCGGGCCCCGCGACCACCCCCGGACTTGCCTGCGCCGCTGGACGCCTGCCCCTGGGCCCCGCCTGTCTACGCGCCCCCTGCCGCGCCGGGCCCCTATGCCGCCTGGACCGCCAGTCGCCCGGCCCGGCCCACCCCGCTCGGCTACCCGACGGCTCGGGCCTTCCAGGTACCCCGGCGACCCGGTCAAGCGGCCCGGCGCCAGTTCAGCGTGGAGAAGATGCCTGAGACCTTCAGCCGGCAGCCCCCGGGCCTTTACGGCAGCGCGGGCCGCGGGTCCCGGTACCTAAGGACCAACAGCAAGACCGAGGTCACCGTGTGA
- the SHISA8 gene encoding protein shisa-8 isoform X4: MARAGAQGLFGGRRPPGLWLALTLRLALLLARPPSGRAGAPEAQGPAAPATTAPAGGDRCRGYYDVMGQWDPPFNCSSGAYSFCCGTCGYRFCCHDGPRRLDQSRCSNYDTPAWVQTGRPPARARDTAAPRDLGRERSHTAVYAVCGVAALLVLAGIGARLGLERAHSPRARRTVTRALTELLKQPGPQEPLPPTLGPPLGGCVQVQMGDGLPRGSPHNSADKKRLNNAPRGSAAPGPPRGPRLQGGGSLTLQPDYAKYATFKAAALKAAEAAPRDFCQRFPALEPSPRQPPARAPRPPPDLPAPLDACPWAPPVYAPPAAPGPYAAWTASRPARPTPLGYPTARAFQVPRRPGQAARRQFSVEKMPETFSRQPPGLYGSAGRGSRYLRTNSKTEVTV, encoded by the exons ATGGCGCGGGCCGGGGCGCAGGGACTGTTCGGCGGCCGCCGTCCACCCGGCCTCTGGCTCGCGCTCACGCTTCGGCTCGCGTTGCTGCTGGCGCGGCCGCCGTCGGGCCGCGCGGGAGCCCCAGAGGCGCAGGGTCCCGCGGCGCCCGCCACGACAGCCCCGGCGGGGGGCGACCGCTGCCGCGGCTACTACGACGTGATGGGCCAGTGGGACCCGCCCTTCAACTGCAGCTCGGGCGCCTACAGCTTCTGCTGCGGCACGTGCGGCTACCGCTTCTGCTGCCACGACGGGCCGCGGCGCCTAGACCAGAGCCGCTGTTCCAACTACGACACGCCGGCCTGGGTCCAGACAGGCCGGCCTCCCGCCCGCGCCCGCGACACCGCGGCGCCCCGGGACCTGGGCCGCGAGCGCAGCCATACGGCCGTCTACGCTGTGTGCGGCGTCGCAGCGCTGCTGGTGCTGGCCGGCATCGGGGCGCGCCTAGGCCTGGAGAGGGCGCACAGCCCGCGCGCGCGGCGCACCGTGACCAG GGCGCTGACAGAGCTTCTGAAGCAGCCGGGCCCCCAGGAGCCATTGCCTCCCACCCTGGGCCCACCCCTGGGTGGCTGTGTCCAGGTGCAGATGGGGGACGGCCTCCCCCGGGGCTCCCCCCACAACAGCGCAG ACAAGAAGCGCCTCAACAACGCGCCCCGGGGCTCGGCCGCCCCGGGGCCTCCGCGCGGCCCGCGGCTGCAGGGCGGCGGCAGCCTGACGCTGCAGCCCGACTACGCCAAGTACGCCACGTTCAAGGCCGCCGCGCTCAAGGCTGCAG AGGCCGCCCCGCGGGACTTCTGCCAGCGTTTCCCCGCCCTTGAGCCGTCCCCGCGGCAACCCCCAGCGCGGGCCCCGCGACCACCCCCGGACTTGCCTGCGCCGCTGGACGCCTGCCCCTGGGCCCCGCCTGTCTACGCGCCCCCTGCCGCGCCGGGCCCCTATGCCGCCTGGACCGCCAGTCGCCCGGCCCGGCCCACCCCGCTCGGCTACCCGACGGCTCGGGCCTTCCAGGTACCCCGGCGACCCGGTCAAGCGGCCCGGCGCCAGTTCAGCGTGGAGAAGATGCCTGAGACCTTCAGCCGGCAGCCCCCGGGCCTTTACGGCAGCGCGGGCCGCGGGTCCCGGTACCTAAGGACCAACAGCAAGACCGAGGTCACCGTGTGA
- the SHISA8 gene encoding protein shisa-8 isoform X3 — protein sequence MARAGAQGLFGGRRPPGLWLALTLRLALLLARPPSGRAGAPEAQGPAAPATTAPAGGDRCRGYYDVMGQWDPPFNCSSGAYSFCCGTCGYRFCCHDGPRRLDQSRCSNYDTPAWVQTGRPPARARDTAAPRDLGRERSHTAVYAVCGVAALLVLAGIGARLGLERAHSPRARRTVTRALTELLKQPGPQEPLPPTLGPPLGGCVQVQMGDGLPRGSPHNSAGAGGCREDRLGSQPRPETGPPGSHRTASGRGLRRGDSEGGVTRGIGPSRVSLLAPDKKRLNNAPRGSAAPGPPRGPRLQGGGSLTLQPDYAKYATFKAAALKAAEAAPRDFCQRFPALEPSPRQPPARAPRPPPDLPAPLDACPWAPPVYAPPAAPGPYAAWTASRPARPTPLGYPTARAFQVPRRPGQAARRQFSVEKMPETFSRQPPGLYGSAGRGSRYLRTNSKTEVTV from the exons ATGGCGCGGGCCGGGGCGCAGGGACTGTTCGGCGGCCGCCGTCCACCCGGCCTCTGGCTCGCGCTCACGCTTCGGCTCGCGTTGCTGCTGGCGCGGCCGCCGTCGGGCCGCGCGGGAGCCCCAGAGGCGCAGGGTCCCGCGGCGCCCGCCACGACAGCCCCGGCGGGGGGCGACCGCTGCCGCGGCTACTACGACGTGATGGGCCAGTGGGACCCGCCCTTCAACTGCAGCTCGGGCGCCTACAGCTTCTGCTGCGGCACGTGCGGCTACCGCTTCTGCTGCCACGACGGGCCGCGGCGCCTAGACCAGAGCCGCTGTTCCAACTACGACACGCCGGCCTGGGTCCAGACAGGCCGGCCTCCCGCCCGCGCCCGCGACACCGCGGCGCCCCGGGACCTGGGCCGCGAGCGCAGCCATACGGCCGTCTACGCTGTGTGCGGCGTCGCAGCGCTGCTGGTGCTGGCCGGCATCGGGGCGCGCCTAGGCCTGGAGAGGGCGCACAGCCCGCGCGCGCGGCGCACCGTGACCAG GGCGCTGACAGAGCTTCTGAAGCAGCCGGGCCCCCAGGAGCCATTGCCTCCCACCCTGGGCCCACCCCTGGGTGGCTGTGTCCAGGTGCAGATGGGGGACGGCCTCCCCCGGGGCTCCCCCCACAACAGCGCAG GCGCTGGAGGCTGCCGCGAAGACAGGCTTGGCTCGCAGCCTCGCCCGGAGACCGGTCCCCCAGGTTCTCACCGAACGGCCTCGGGGAGAGGGCTACGGAGAGGTGACAGCGAGGGCGGAGTGACCCGGGGCATCGGACCGAGCCGCGTCTCACTCCTCGCTCCAGACAAGAAGCGCCTCAACAACGCGCCCCGGGGCTCGGCCGCCCCGGGGCCTCCGCGCGGCCCGCGGCTGCAGGGCGGCGGCAGCCTGACGCTGCAGCCCGACTACGCCAAGTACGCCACGTTCAAGGCCGCCGCGCTCAAGGCTGCAG AGGCCGCCCCGCGGGACTTCTGCCAGCGTTTCCCCGCCCTTGAGCCGTCCCCGCGGCAACCCCCAGCGCGGGCCCCGCGACCACCCCCGGACTTGCCTGCGCCGCTGGACGCCTGCCCCTGGGCCCCGCCTGTCTACGCGCCCCCTGCCGCGCCGGGCCCCTATGCCGCCTGGACCGCCAGTCGCCCGGCCCGGCCCACCCCGCTCGGCTACCCGACGGCTCGGGCCTTCCAGGTACCCCGGCGACCCGGTCAAGCGGCCCGGCGCCAGTTCAGCGTGGAGAAGATGCCTGAGACCTTCAGCCGGCAGCCCCCGGGCCTTTACGGCAGCGCGGGCCGCGGGTCCCGGTACCTAAGGACCAACAGCAAGACCGAGGTCACCGTGTGA
- the SHISA8 gene encoding protein shisa-8 isoform X1 — MARAGAQGLFGGRRPPGLWLALTLRLALLLARPPSGRAGAPEAQGPAAPATTAPAGGDRCRGYYDVMGQWDPPFNCSSGAYSFCCGTCGYRFCCHDGPRRLDQSRCSNYDTPAWVQTGRPPARARDTAAPRDLGRERSHTAVYAVCGVAALLVLAGIGARLGLERAHSPRARRTVTRALTELLKQPGPQEPLPPTLGPPLGGCVQVQMGDGLPRGSPHNSAGPRTPRLARASPPGEPFLRVATPGLAAAAAARDSEPGPVPGAGGCREDRLGSQPRPETGPPGSHRTASGRGLRRGDSEGGVTRGIGPSRVSLLAPDKKRLNNAPRGSAAPGPPRGPRLQGGGSLTLQPDYAKYATFKAAALKAAEAAPRDFCQRFPALEPSPRQPPARAPRPPPDLPAPLDACPWAPPVYAPPAAPGPYAAWTASRPARPTPLGYPTARAFQVPRRPGQAARRQFSVEKMPETFSRQPPGLYGSAGRGSRYLRTNSKTEVTV, encoded by the exons ATGGCGCGGGCCGGGGCGCAGGGACTGTTCGGCGGCCGCCGTCCACCCGGCCTCTGGCTCGCGCTCACGCTTCGGCTCGCGTTGCTGCTGGCGCGGCCGCCGTCGGGCCGCGCGGGAGCCCCAGAGGCGCAGGGTCCCGCGGCGCCCGCCACGACAGCCCCGGCGGGGGGCGACCGCTGCCGCGGCTACTACGACGTGATGGGCCAGTGGGACCCGCCCTTCAACTGCAGCTCGGGCGCCTACAGCTTCTGCTGCGGCACGTGCGGCTACCGCTTCTGCTGCCACGACGGGCCGCGGCGCCTAGACCAGAGCCGCTGTTCCAACTACGACACGCCGGCCTGGGTCCAGACAGGCCGGCCTCCCGCCCGCGCCCGCGACACCGCGGCGCCCCGGGACCTGGGCCGCGAGCGCAGCCATACGGCCGTCTACGCTGTGTGCGGCGTCGCAGCGCTGCTGGTGCTGGCCGGCATCGGGGCGCGCCTAGGCCTGGAGAGGGCGCACAGCCCGCGCGCGCGGCGCACCGTGACCAG GGCGCTGACAGAGCTTCTGAAGCAGCCGGGCCCCCAGGAGCCATTGCCTCCCACCCTGGGCCCACCCCTGGGTGGCTGTGTCCAGGTGCAGATGGGGGACGGCCTCCCCCGGGGCTCCCCCCACAACAGCGCAG GTCCCAGGACTCCGCGCCTGGCTCGAGCGTCGCCTCCGGGCGAGCCCTTCTTGAGGGTGGCAACCCCCGGGCTGGCTGCCGCCGCCGCTGCGCGTGACTCGGAGCCAGGCCCTGTTCCAGGCGCTGGAGGCTGCCGCGAAGACAGGCTTGGCTCGCAGCCTCGCCCGGAGACCGGTCCCCCAGGTTCTCACCGAACGGCCTCGGGGAGAGGGCTACGGAGAGGTGACAGCGAGGGCGGAGTGACCCGGGGCATCGGACCGAGCCGCGTCTCACTCCTCGCTCCAGACAAGAAGCGCCTCAACAACGCGCCCCGGGGCTCGGCCGCCCCGGGGCCTCCGCGCGGCCCGCGGCTGCAGGGCGGCGGCAGCCTGACGCTGCAGCCCGACTACGCCAAGTACGCCACGTTCAAGGCCGCCGCGCTCAAGGCTGCAG AGGCCGCCCCGCGGGACTTCTGCCAGCGTTTCCCCGCCCTTGAGCCGTCCCCGCGGCAACCCCCAGCGCGGGCCCCGCGACCACCCCCGGACTTGCCTGCGCCGCTGGACGCCTGCCCCTGGGCCCCGCCTGTCTACGCGCCCCCTGCCGCGCCGGGCCCCTATGCCGCCTGGACCGCCAGTCGCCCGGCCCGGCCCACCCCGCTCGGCTACCCGACGGCTCGGGCCTTCCAGGTACCCCGGCGACCCGGTCAAGCGGCCCGGCGCCAGTTCAGCGTGGAGAAGATGCCTGAGACCTTCAGCCGGCAGCCCCCGGGCCTTTACGGCAGCGCGGGCCGCGGGTCCCGGTACCTAAGGACCAACAGCAAGACCGAGGTCACCGTGTGA